AGCGCACCGCCCTGCTTCGGGGCGCCGCACACGGTCAGGCGCCCTTCTCGATCGGGACGCCGACCAGCGAGCCGTACTCGGTCCACGAGCCGTCGTAGTTCTTCACGTTCTGGTGGCCGAGCAGCTCGCGCAGCACGAACCAGGTGTGGCTGGAGCGCTCGCCGATCCGGCAGTAGGCGATGGTGTCCCTGCCGGTGTCCAGGCCGGCGTCCTCGTACAGCTTGCGCAGCTCGTCGTCGCTCTTGAAGGTGCCGTCCTCGTTGGCCGCCTTGCTCCACGGCACGTTGACCGCGCTGGGGATGTGGCCCGGGCGCTGCGCGCCCTCCTGCGGCAGGTGGGCCGGGGCGACCAGCTTGCCGGCGAACTCGTCGGGCGACCGGACGTCGACCAGGTTCTGCTGGCCGATCGCGGCGACGACCTCGTCGCGGAAGGCGCGGATGGAGGTGTCGGGCTCGGCGGCCCGGTACTGCGTCGCGGGCCGCTCGACGACGTCGGTGGACAGCGGGCGGCTGTCGAGCTCCCACTTCTTGCGTCCGCCGTCGAGCAGCAGGACGGCGGAGTGGCCGTAGAGCTTGAAGTACCAGTAGGCGTACGCGGCGAACCAGTTGTTGTTGCCGCCGTAGAGGACCACGGTGTCGTCGTTGCCGATGCCCTTGGCGCTCATCAGCTGCTCGAACTGCTCGCGGTCGACGAAGTCGCGGCGCAGCGGGTCCTGCAGGTCGGTCTTCCAGTCCAGCTTGACGGCACCCTCGAGGTGGCCCTTGTCGTAGGCGCTGGTGTCCTCGTCGACCTCGACGAAGACGGTGCCGGGGGCGCCGAGGTGCTCCTGGGCCCAGTCGGCGGTGACGAGCACGTCGTTGCGGCTCATGGGTGTTCCTCCCGTGGTCGGTGGGGTCGGTCGTGCGCGTGCGGATCAGGGGGTGCGGCGTCCCGGGGCGCGGCGCACCGCGGCTGCCGGCAGGGGAGCGCGCGGGGTCCCTGGACGGCGGTCGGGGCGCGGGACGGGCGGGCTCGGCCTCAGGGGGCCGGACACAGGCAGCTGCGGACGCGGCACAGGTCGACCGTGCGGCGAGAGGTCAGCAGCGGGCCCACGGCGGCGAGGGTAACCGATCACGGGTGCCAGCCCGCCCGGGAGGCCGGGGGTCGCGGGCGCCGAGCGCCGTCCGTCCGGTCCACGGCAGGTGCCAACCCGGCCGCCCGCCCCGGTGTTCCGTCCTAGCCGCCGAGCACCGTGTCGGTCGCCTCGACGGTGACCAGCACGCCGTCCCCGGCGGCCCGGACGCCGGTGACCTGCAGGCCGAAGGGCAGCGCCGGGATCCCGTAGCGCAGGTCGAGGGCGTCGCTGACCTGGTCGACGAAGGCGTCGGGGGCGTCGACGCCGGCGGTGCTGGCGTCCTCGACGTCGACCACCAGCTCGTCGCCGTCGACCGACACCGTGCCGGTCGCGGTGAGCGGCACGCGCTGACCGGCGAACTCCACGGTGGTGTCCACCCGCAGTCCGTCCCCCTCCTGGGCCACGGTGGCGTCCGGGCCCAGCTGGTCGGCCAGCAGCTGGTAGGCCAGCGTCGCCGTCCCGTCGACCCGCTCGACCGGCACCTGCTGCACCGACCCGGACACCACGTCGGACAGCGGCACCCGGACACCCCGCAGCGAGACGTCGGCCCGGGTGCCGGCGGGCTGCCCGAGGTCGGCCGCGGTCAGGGACACCTGCAGGTCCTCGTACCGGCCGGCGACCGCCTGGGTGAGGAACGGGAAGCCGCCGAACTCCAGGTCCGGCGCCCCGCCGAGCCCCGCCCGCTCGGCGACCACCCGCGCGACCTGGTCCTCGGCGACCTCCTCCCCGACCCGGTCGGCGACCAGCAGCAGGCCGCCCACCAGCAGCAGGACCACCAGCAGGGCGCGCGCGGACCGGCCGCTCAGAGGGAGTCCTGCAGCACGAGGGCGAAGGCCGCCGGGGCCGCGGCGGCGACCGGCAGCACGGCCCGCACGACCGGCGCCGCCCAGGCCCGCGCCCCGGGCACCGCGTAGGCCGCGGCCAGACCGGCCAGCGCGGCGACCGCGCCGAGCAGCAGGCCGGCGACGGACGCCACGAGGAGGGCGGCCGGGCCGCCGCCGTGCCGCAGCGCCGCGACGGCGGCCCCGGCCAGCGCGGCGACGACCAGCGCGGGCACGCCGTGCGGCACGCCCACGGCAACCGGCGGCCGCGGGAGCACCAGGTCGACCAGCGGGGCGGCGACCAGCGCCGTCCCGACCACGAGCAGCGCGGTGGTGGCGGCCGCCGCGTCACCGGCGGTGGGCAGCAGCAGGAGGACCGCCAGCGCGCACACCGCGCACAGCAGCAGCAGGACGCCGGCCAGGGAGCCGACGACGTCGTGGCGCGGCGCGCGACGCAGCATCTGGTGCAGCACCGCGGCGAGCAGGCCCAGCCCGGGCACGGCCAGCAGCGAGCCGACCCCCGGGCGCTCGGGCACCACGACCAGCAGGTCCGCGCCGGCCGCCCCGGCCAGCCCGAGCACCGGCGCGCCGGCCCGCGCGGGGACGCCGGTGGCCGGCACCCACGCCACCGCCAGCGCCACCTGCAGGACGGCGACCGCCACCAGGCTGCCGGTGTCCCCCGCCGCCGGCAGCACCAGCAGCAGTGCGGTCGCCGCCGCAGCCGCGGCGGCCGTGGACAGCTGGTGAGACCACGGTGAGGACGGCTCGGTCTCCAGCGCGGCGCGGGTCACCGATCGATGGTCGCAGAGCAGGACCACCCGGATGGGTACCCCATCGATTCCGTGAGCTGCTCCGGTGGCCGACAGCTCGTCCACGTCACGGATCGACCCCACCACCCGAGTCTGCCGCACAGCCGACGCACGTCGCTGCTCCACACCGGGGCGCGGCCCTGGTGCCGGTCCTCACCAGCAGGCCGATCGTGACCACGACGCCGGCCACGACGTCCGGGACAGCGGGGTCCTGGCCCCGGACCGGCCAGGAGCGGAGGAGCCGGCCACCGGGACGGCGCGGGTGGAGGGCCACGACTACCGCGCGATGACGGCTGGTCGGCGCCGACGAGAGACCCCCACCCGCCGGTGTCGTGCGCACGAGGCAGGCCGGGGCTGCGGCCCCGGGTCACGCGGGACCGGTCCAGACGGCGACCACCGGGTCCCGGCCTGCGCGCGGTCCCTCGGTCGCCAGCGACAGGCCATAGAGCGGCACCAGCGGCGCACGGAGCCTCGCGTCCTCCTCACCTGCTGATCGAGGCCACGCTCCGCCCGGCCTCAGTGAGCCGGGGCCTCCACCCGCCGCCCCATGTCGGCCACGAGCTTGTCCGCGCAGCGCAGGGCGAGAGCGCCGATGGTCGACGTCGGGTTGCCTGCGCCTCCCGTCACCATGGAGCTGCCGTCGCAGACGACCAGACCGGGGGTGTCCCACACGCGGTTCCAGGCGTCCACCACGCCCTCCTCCGGACTGTCGCTCATCCGGCAGGTGCCCATGAGGTGCCAACCCGGCTGGGAGAAGGAGTCGTCCATCGGTTGGAGGTCGAGGCCCCGGGCGCCGGCCGCCGTGGCGATCTCCTGCAGCCGGTCGCTGCCGAACTCCAGCAGCGCCCGGGTGTTCGGGTGCAGGTCGTAGTGGACGTTGGCCGCGGGCAGCCCGCTGGAGTCCGTGGCCGTCGGGTCCAGCGTCACCCGGTTGGTGGGGACGGGCAGGTCGTCGGCCTGGATGGCACAGAAGACGTGCCGGTCGAACCGCTCCTCGAAAGCGGCGTGGTGCCCCTCACCCCACGGGGCCGGTGACCTCCCCGTCGTCGCCCCCAGTGCGCTGGACGCCGGGCCCCACGCGCCGCCGAACGTGATGGTGATGCCGTTGACGAAGCCCCGAGAGAGGTCCGTGTCGTACCACTCCTGACAGTACGGACCGGCACCGAAGGGCCCCTTGTAGTGCGCCGTCGACCGGTCGAACCACATGTCGCCCAAGCGGTACCCGTGTGTCATGAAGTGCCGCCCGACGTGGTCGGTGTCGTTCCCCAGACCGTGCGGATGCCTCCGTGACGTCGACATCAGCAGAGTGCGCGGTGAGCCGATCCCGTTGGCGGCCAGCACCACGAGTGGCGCATCGACACGGTGCCCGGTGCCGGTCCGCAGATCGACGTACTCGACGCCGTCGGCTGCGCCGTCGGCACCGGTGGAGATCCGCGTGACACGCGCCTCGGGTCTCAGGTCCAGCCCGAGGGCCAGTGCCGGCTTGACGTAGGCCTGCGTCGCCGTCCCCAGCGACCCGCGTGGGCACCCGAAGTTGCACATCCCGCAGGTGTTGCAGGCCAGCCGGTCGCCTCGGTCCTCGGTGAGGATCGCGTTGTCCGCCGGCCACCAGTGCACCCCGAGCTGATCCATCCCGTGCGTGACCAGGTCGTAGTAGTCGCCGTGCCGGACGAGTGGGAGCCGCGGCGCTCCCGGCCGGGGCGGATAGGCGGCGTCTCCGGGCAGTCCGCTGACACCGACGTCGGCGTCGTTCCGGTCGTAGAAGGGGGCGAGGTCCTCGTACGTCAGCGGCCAGTCGATGGTGCCCTCGAGACCGTGCTCGGTGCCCTTGCGGAAGTCCACCGGCTTGAGACGGTGCCAGAACGCCGAGTAGTGGTTGGTGCTCCCGCCCACGGCGTTGTACAGGTACGGCTGGAAGGTCCCGTTGGTCACGACCGGGAAGTCGTGCGGCTGGTTGCGGATGTTCGGCTCGAACGCCCAGTCGCGACGTAGGCCGTACTCCCAGTCGTCGGTGAAGGTCGGGTGGTCGGTCGGGTGGACGGCGGGCCCCTGCTCCAGACAGACGACCTTGGCACCGGCCCGCGAGAGCACGTAGCTGATCGCGGCCCCGGCCATCCCGGCGCCGACGACCACGACGTCGGGTTGGTCATGCCGTGGCACGGCTCACCTCCGTCGTGGGGACGTAGGAGCCGCGGCGCTTCGCCGGACCGGCCGTCGTCCCGGGGAGTGCGTAGCCCAGTGGCTGGGGTGCACCGTGGTAGTCGTAGCCGCGGTCGTGCATGGCGGCCAGCACGCGGGGGGAGGCGTAGTAGCCGTGGTAGACGTACTCCCGGATCCACCCGAAGGTCCACGCGTCGGACTGCTCCAGTTCGCGCAGGGCCGCCGCGGCGTCCTGCGGGCTGTCCAGCGGGAACCGGTCGGCGAGGGCCTGCAGGCGCGCACGGTCCTCCGGACTGGCCCGCTGCTTCATGAACCACGGCACCTGGGCAGAGCTGCCCGGGGGGTACACCCCGTCCCCCGGGAGCATCGCGTCGCACAGCGAGGCCACCTGCCGGCGTAGCGGTTCGGGGAACGTCGTCCCGAAGAAACCTGGCCGGGAGGGGTGGGGGAAACCGGTCATCCGGCCTGTCCCGGTGTCGCCGGCGACACCTCGCGGTAGATCGGCCCCCGGTCGAGGACGTGCTCCAGCAGGTCGGCGTACGTGTCCACGTCGTCGACGATCGGCTGGGGCACCTGCCCGGGGTAGCCGAGGGCCTGCCGGACGTCGGGATTGAGGAAGTAGGCCCCTGCCGTCACCGTGCCCAGGGCGTCGAAGACGGGTGAGTGCTGGGCGTTCAGCATCTCGACCGCCGCCTCGGCCGGCAGGCCGCCGGTCAGCTCCAAGGCCCTCCGCAGCCCCACGCCCAGGTCGGGTCGGGCCTGCAACGCCTGGTCGACCCAGTGTGTGTGGACCTCGGCCTGCGTGGCCGACGGCATGCCCTCGGCGCTCGGGACCAGGACGTCGGCGAGTTCGCCGTACCGTCGCCGGTCGTCCTCCGTGAGGACGTCGACGACCGAGTCGCCGCCTGTGTAGACGCTGCTCAGGCTCACACCGCCACCTCCTGGTTGCGACGCTCGCTGATCAGGTGCTCGACGCACCGGAGGGCCAACGCCATGATCATCGCAGTCGGGTTCACGCCGGCTGAGGTCACGAAGATGCTGCCGTCGATGACGTAGAGGTTCGGCACGTCGTGCGCACGCCCCCACTGGTCGACGACCGAGGTCGCGGGGTCCTCACCCATCCGCGCCGTGCCCAGCAGGTGCCAGCCGCAGTCGCGCATCAGCCGAGTCACCGACGTGGACACCGCCCCCGCCGCCTCGTGCGCCTCGACCGCCCGGGCGATGTGGAAGTCGATGAGCGCACTCGTGTTCTCGGAGCTCGTGTAGATGATCTTCGGGGCCGGGATGCCGTCGGAGTCGGTGAGCTCACCGTCCAGCACGACCCGGTTGGTGTCGTCGGGGAGGTCCTCGGCGATGATCCCCCACTCGAAGGACCGACCCATGGTCGCCTTGACGTTGCGGTGGAAGTTGGCGCCCCAGGACTCCTTGACCGGGCGCCCGCCGTAGCCGGCACGCATGCCCAGCGGTCCGCCCGTCGGCATGACGTTCCACTTGGCTCCGCGCACGAACCCGCGAGAGGCGTCCGTCTCGTAGAACTGCATGGACTGGATCGCCTGACCGGACGGGCCGATCCAGCTCTCGAGGTCGTCCTCGTATGTGCCGACGACGGCACCGTAGGGGTGCATCATCAGGCGCCTGCCGACCAGCCCCGAGGAGTTGGCGAGACCGTCGGGATGCGCGGTGGAGCGGGAGAGTTGGAGGAGGCGGGCCGTTCCGACGCCGTTGGCGGCGAGGACGACCACGCCGGCCTTCTGGTGGTGCTCCCCGCCGTTGCGGTCGACGTACACCGCGCCTGTGGCCCGGCCCTGGGCGTCCACCGTGATCTCACGGACGCGCGCCCCGGTGACCAGGACGGCGCCGGCGGCCAGGGCCTGCGGCCAGTGGGTGAGGTCCGTGCTGGCCTTGGCCCCCTGCGGGCAGCCGGTCAGGCAGGCGCCGTAGCGGACGCACGGGGACTGGTCCCCGTGCTGACGAGACGCGATGGAGTTGGGCCCCGGCCACCAGTGCCAGCCCAGCTTGTCCATCCCCTCGGCGGCCTTGCGCCCGAACTTGCCGATGGGCAGGGGCGGCAGCGGGTAGGGGGCTCCCGGTGGATAGGCAGGGTCGTCGCCGAGGCCGGACACGGCCATGGCCCGGTCCATGCGCTCGTAGTACGGCAGCATCTCGGCGTAGTCGAACGGCCAGTCGTCGGCCACGCCGTCCAGCGAACGGACCCGGAAGTCCGACGGGGCGAAGCGGGTCCAGTGGGCGGCGTACAGGATGGTGCTGCCGCCCACGGCGCTGTACATCAGCGGGTTGACGTCGGACTCGG
This window of the Geodermatophilus sp. DSM 44513 genome carries:
- a CDS encoding GMC family oxidoreductase, whose protein sequence is MPRHDQPDVVVVGAGMAGAAISYVLSRAGAKVVCLEQGPAVHPTDHPTFTDDWEYGLRRDWAFEPNIRNQPHDFPVVTNGTFQPYLYNAVGGSTNHYSAFWHRLKPVDFRKGTEHGLEGTIDWPLTYEDLAPFYDRNDADVGVSGLPGDAAYPPRPGAPRLPLVRHGDYYDLVTHGMDQLGVHWWPADNAILTEDRGDRLACNTCGMCNFGCPRGSLGTATQAYVKPALALGLDLRPEARVTRISTGADGAADGVEYVDLRTGTGHRVDAPLVVLAANGIGSPRTLLMSTSRRHPHGLGNDTDHVGRHFMTHGYRLGDMWFDRSTAHYKGPFGAGPYCQEWYDTDLSRGFVNGITITFGGAWGPASSALGATTGRSPAPWGEGHHAAFEERFDRHVFCAIQADDLPVPTNRVTLDPTATDSSGLPAANVHYDLHPNTRALLEFGSDRLQEIATAAGARGLDLQPMDDSFSQPGWHLMGTCRMSDSPEEGVVDAWNRVWDTPGLVVCDGSSMVTGGAGNPTSTIGALALRCADKLVADMGRRVEAPAH
- a CDS encoding GMC family oxidoreductase gives rise to the protein MTTIPLLNRTAPDVADVLVIGAGASGSVAVKELAENGFSVVCLEQGDWTPTSVFAGDKPEWELLRQKDWHPNPNVRAGAADYPVDTSESDVNPLMYSAVGGSTILYAAHWTRFAPSDFRVRSLDGVADDWPFDYAEMLPYYERMDRAMAVSGLGDDPAYPPGAPYPLPPLPIGKFGRKAAEGMDKLGWHWWPGPNSIASRQHGDQSPCVRYGACLTGCPQGAKASTDLTHWPQALAAGAVLVTGARVREITVDAQGRATGAVYVDRNGGEHHQKAGVVVLAANGVGTARLLQLSRSTAHPDGLANSSGLVGRRLMMHPYGAVVGTYEDDLESWIGPSGQAIQSMQFYETDASRGFVRGAKWNVMPTGGPLGMRAGYGGRPVKESWGANFHRNVKATMGRSFEWGIIAEDLPDDTNRVVLDGELTDSDGIPAPKIIYTSSENTSALIDFHIARAVEAHEAAGAVSTSVTRLMRDCGWHLLGTARMGEDPATSVVDQWGRAHDVPNLYVIDGSIFVTSAGVNPTAMIMALALRCVEHLISERRNQEVAV
- a CDS encoding DUF2993 domain-containing protein — encoded protein: MVLLLVGGLLLVADRVGEEVAEDQVARVVAERAGLGGAPDLEFGGFPFLTQAVAGRYEDLQVSLTAADLGQPAGTRADVSLRGVRVPLSDVVSGSVQQVPVERVDGTATLAYQLLADQLGPDATVAQEGDGLRVDTTVEFAGQRVPLTATGTVSVDGDELVVDVEDASTAGVDAPDAFVDQVSDALDLRYGIPALPFGLQVTGVRAAGDGVLVTVEATDTVLGG
- a CDS encoding sulfurtransferase; this translates as MSRNDVLVTADWAQEHLGAPGTVFVEVDEDTSAYDKGHLEGAVKLDWKTDLQDPLRRDFVDREQFEQLMSAKGIGNDDTVVLYGGNNNWFAAYAYWYFKLYGHSAVLLLDGGRKKWELDSRPLSTDVVERPATQYRAAEPDTSIRAFRDEVVAAIGQQNLVDVRSPDEFAGKLVAPAHLPQEGAQRPGHIPSAVNVPWSKAANEDGTFKSDDELRKLYEDAGLDTGRDTIAYCRIGERSSHTWFVLRELLGHQNVKNYDGSWTEYGSLVGVPIEKGA